A region of Solea solea chromosome 7, fSolSol10.1, whole genome shotgun sequence DNA encodes the following proteins:
- the LOC131462602 gene encoding rho GTPase-activating protein 32-like isoform X3 — protein sequence MEAGCVVAAVIENAASGPRGEPGSGDVLEGDALPSTDLDKDGISPQPTSDNNPSEKRQQEETHTAMARSDDIIAEHPAEPLLRSCVSTASMKVKNMKKLTFPRGHFPRLEECAHFHYETVDFGNVQLAFADGQSEGPKAGLDSKELLFLIQITCQGRNWLVKRSYEDFRVLDKHLHLCIYDRRYSQLAELLRYETFKDAVESVTKMLATYLSRFSVIADNKINCGPVLTWMEIDNKGNHLLVTEEASINVPAIAAAHVTKRYTAQATDELTFEVGDIVSVIDMPPKEDTGWWRGKHGFQVGFFPCDCVELINDKIPPSVQSSVPKPVCKKHGKLVTFLRSFMKSRPPPQKLRQRGILRERVFGCDLGEHLHNSGHEVPQVVKSCAEFIEKLGVVDGIYRLSGISSNIQKLRHEFDSEQIPDLSRDVFRQDIHSVGSLCKLYFRELPNPLLTYQLYDRFSEAVSAATDEERLVKIHNVIQQLPPPHYRTLEFLMRHLSRLATFSSITSMHTKNLAIVWAPNLLRSRQIESACFSGTAAFMEVRIQSVVVEFILNNTEALFSPKLNAIIRENTGNNTLSRPKSLLICSPSTKLLSLEEAQARTQAQLGSPATTPCLTHSDYIEVGEGPEALLGKFHTVIELPMESSSSSSSSKRPPAKAKKSPVGNWLSFFHLGKSHSLSKRKLKRHPSEPNEIKSIALPGGRGDSGTLRSTKSEESLTSLHNMEGEPPSYRPLRPRSISEAISANDDLHRSAKSKNASKAHAPSKSLHGADTGRTAAPTSPPHQEDELDLCPPAAGISTLDFDPMSFQCSPLAATPGLKHNRDGSKLRKSAGCSSESEPISSLNNNNISCFQSPESSPVLGKVGKKVPAKQQQQQQQLSPKLRKKSFKTQADVQAASTFSPPLPSSCPPVGKGDAPLAEAKGTRVSYQHCSPISTASQASALTDLSQSAQNLPDPGTDRLMSSVSVLLPHPPSMSAARKLALALAESAHKATSGSQRRNNNLPPHPIHRHEACHVQERPPRPSVLDIKVYPEEYSSPRVSPSVPQWQTSAHGPVESLFCPHPVHIPPAHFCTEQVIDGQESAGNYTPNVSPLGSGSLDEGREGRQLRDVVQGELSYQSVGVSTPTQPVCLAQSPTTSPVYVNTDSTNVFNFRAVLAETSMPSSVGEVLPRPLLLSSNHNYSPDKDRSLGMVEDFYSNHHHPQHWPAQAGRTATPHCPRFDALPHHLSGPKSMYRHASESHYNSLGLRQPMSPQYIRYHRDEHLVSGGHRQHEQWQGSGGRAGHPAIRRARSFHAPQISHYELAATEALPPDTVFYIEQKPSKKAPYQRLIHTGVHPAARLQFENAPADPRYGAFAEVDPIEATRYYAEPGWQKAQQHSQASYTSHSAADYYNYSPQCATPVNRDTNVYEARDTDAFEGVLSYQPVKQESKSRCKSTYPATSPYESPVSPTDTGSRDIIHTRSKSDPGNAFLLSTDGTESKNFTVATSPTSLMPQQADAAGNRQLGGAEPGPPRRIHIKESSYRQPPLRKVPSLPERDGSNLKSTEHKDRSHTRSRDHGGLTTTNAINSYSGVVRPSILRRPGRSQSTRENRHYYHYHAKSPQDPEHLGSFSSQLNRRTQSTKVRPTQYDHAKEYYAAAPRPKPTRSAKATGGVFLPGQGCVSPHGHRLLSKVLGQEGLVRSEAGLYEGF from the exons ATGGAGGCTGGGTGCGTGGTTGCCGCGGTGATTGAAAATGCTGCTTCAGGACCCCGGGGGGAACCAGGAAGTGGTGACGTCCTTGAAGG aGACGCGCTGCCGTCGACTGACCTCGACAAAGACGGCATCTCACCTCAACCCACCAGTGATAATAATCCTTCAGAAAAGAGACAACAAGAGGAGACACACACTGCCatg GCGAGGAGTGATGACATCATCGCCGAGCATCCTGCCGAGCCCCTCCTGCGCTCCTGCGTCAGCACGGCCAGCATGAAGGTCAAGAACATGAAGAA GCTGACGTTCCCCAGAGGACACTTTCCCAGGCTGGAGGAGTGCGCACACTTCCACTATGAGACTGTTGACTTTGGCAACGTtcag TTAGCCTTCGCAGACGGACAGAGTGAAGGACCAAAGGCCGGTCTGGACTCCAAAGAGCTGCTCTTCCTGATTCAGATCACCTGCCAG GGTCGGAACTGGCTGGTGAAGAGATCCTACGAAGACTTTCGCGTGCTGGACAAACACCTTCATCTGTGCATCTACGACCGCCGTTACTCTCAGCTCGCCGAGCTGCTGCGATACGAAACGTTCAAGGACGCCGTGGAG TCAGTGACAAAGATGTTGGCCACGTATCTGTCCCGCTTCTCTGTCATCGCCGACAACAAGATCAACTGCGGTCCAGTGTTGACGTGGATGGAG atCGACAACAAAGGGAACCATCTGCTCGTGACCGAGGAAGCTTCCATCAACGTTCCCGCCATCGCTGCCGCGCACGTCACCAAACGCTACACGGCCCAGGCCACAGACGAGCTGACCTTTGAG GTTGGGGACATCGTGTCAGTGATCGACATGCCTCCTAAAGAAGACACAGGCTGGTGGAGAGGGAAGCATGGCTTTCAG GTCGGTTTCTTCCCCTGCgactgtgtggagctgataaatGACAAGATTCCCCCAAGTGTTCAAAGCTCAGTGCCAAAGCCAG TGTGTAAGAAACACGGGAAGCTGGTGACGTTCCTGAGGTCGTTCATGAAGTCTCGGCCGCCGCCGCAGAAGCTGAGGCAGCGCGGGATCCTCAGGGAGCGAGTGTTCGGCTGCGACTTAGGGGAACATCTGCACAACTCAGGACACGAGG TCCCACAGGTGGTGAAGAGTTGTGCTGAATTCATAGAGAAGCTTGGAGTTGTGGACGGAATCTACAGATTGTCTGGAATCTCCTCCAATATCCAGAAACTaag gcACGAGTTTGACTCTGAGCAGATCCCGGACCTGAGCAGAGACGTCTTCAGACAGGACATCCACTCAGTGGGTTCTCTGTGTAAACTGTACTTCAGAGAGCTGCCCAACCCGCTGCTCACCTACCAGCTCTACGACAGATTCTCA GAGGCCGTGTCCGCAGCCACAGACGAGGAGAGGCTGGTCAAAATCCACAACGTCATCCAGCAGCTGCCGCCACCACATTACAG GACTCTGGAGTTCCTCATGAGACACCTCTCACGTCTGGCCACGTTCAGCTCCATCACGAGCATGCACACCAAAAACCTGGCCATCGTCTGGGCTCCGAACCTCCTCAG GTCCAGACAGATCGAGTCGGCCTGTTTCAGCGGCACGGCGGCGTTCATGGAGGTGCGGATCCAGTCGGTGGTGGTGGAGTTCATCCTCAACAACACTGAGGCTCTGTTCAGTCCAAAACTCAACGCCATCATCAGAGAAAACACTG GTAACAACACCTTGTCGAGACCCAAGTCGCTGCTCATTTGCTCCCCGTCTACCAAGCTGCTGTCGCTGGAGGAGGCTCAGGCTCGCACGCAGGCGCAGCTCGGCTCGCCGGCCACCACGCCGTGCCTCACCCACAGCGACTACATTGAGGTCGGGGAGGGACCGGAGGCTCTGCTCGGCAAGTTCCACACTGTCATCGAGCTCCCGATGGAAAG tagcagcagcagcagcagcagcaagcggCCTCCTGCTAAGGCTAAGAAGTCTCCCGTGGGGAACTGGCTGTCGTTTTTCCACCTGGGAAAGTCCCATTCTTTGTCCAAGCGTAAACTGAAGCGACATCCCAGCGAGCCTAACGAGATAAAGAGCATCGCACTGCCAG GTGGAAGAGGGGATAGCGGCACACTGCGCTCTACCAAAAGTGAAGAATCTCTCACCTCTCTGCACAACATGGAAG GGGAACCTCCCAGTTACCGTCCCCTCAGACCTCGTTCCATTAGCGAGGCCATTTCTGCCAACGATGACCTCCACAGAAGTGCCAAAAGTAAAAACGCCAGCAAAGCCCACGCGCCGAGCAAGAGCCTTCACGGTGCCGATACCGGCCGCACTGCCGCGCCTACGTCACCTCCACACCAGGAGGACGAGCTCGATCTTTGTCCGCCAGCTGCCGGCATCTCCACGCTGGACTTTGACCCCATGTCCTTCCAGTGCAGTCCTCTCGCAGCCACTCCAGGTCTGAAACACAACCGAGACGGGAGCAAATTAAGAAAGAGTGCCGGTTGTTCCAGTGAATCGGAGCCAATTTCTTccctgaacaacaacaacatcagctgCTTTCAGTCTCCAGAGAGCAGCCCGGTGCTCGGTAAAGTTGGGAAGAAGGTTCCcgccaagcagcagcagcagcagcagcagctctctccTAAACTCAGGAAGAAGTCGTTCAAGACGCAAGCGGATGTTCAGGCCGCGTCCACGTTCTCGCCACCTTTACCCTCGTCTTGTCCCCCGGTGGGGAAAGGGGATGCTCCGTTAGCAGAGGCAAAAGGGACGAGAGTTTCCTACCAACACTGCAGTCCAATCAGCACAGCGAGCCAGGCGTCAGCCCTGACCGACCTCAGCCAGTCTGCACAGAACCTGCCAGATCCAG GAACAGATAGACTTATGAGTTCAGTGTCTGTTCTCCTTCCTCACCCTCCCTCGATGAGCGCCGCACGCAAGTTGGCCCTGGCTCTGGCGGAATCCGCCCACAAGGCGACCAGCGGCTCCCAAAGACGCAACAACAACCTCCCACCGCACCCCATCCACCGACACGAGGCCTGTCATGTGCAGGAGAGGCCGCCGCGTCCCTCTGTTCTCGATATCAAAGTCTACCCCGAGGAGTACAGCAGCCCCCGTGTCTCTCCGTCTGTTCCTCAGTGGCAAACGTCGGCGCATGGCCCTGTGGAGAGCCTTTTCTGCCCTCACCCTGTCCACATCCCCCCCGCACACTTCTGCACAGAGCAGGTCATTGACGGACAGGAGAGCGCAGGTAATTACACACCTAACGTCAGCCCGCTTGGATCAGGGAGTCTGGATGAAGGCAGAGAGGGAAGGCAGCTCAGAGATGTCGTGCAGGGAGAACTCTCCTACCAGAGCGTCGGCGTTTCGACGCCCACTCAGCCAGTTTGCTTAGCTCAAAGCCCGACAACTTCCCCCGTGTATGTGAACACCGACTCTACCAATGTCTTCAACTTCCGTGCAGTTCTGGCAGAGACGTCCATGCCTTCCTCCGTCGGCGAGGTTCTTCCTCGGCCTCTGCTGCTCTCCTCAAACCACAACTACAGCCCAGACAAGGACAGATCTCTGGGTATGGTTGAGGACTTCTACAgcaatcatcatcatcctcaacaTTGGCCAGCTCAAGCAGGTCGAACGGCGACACCTCACTGCCCTCGGTTCGACGCTCTGCCGCATCACCTTTCGGGGCCAAAGAGCATGTACAGACACGCCTCTGAAAGCCACTACAACTCTTTAGGTTTGAGGCAACCCATGTCGCCGCAGTACATACGCTACCACAGAGACGAGCACCTCGTCAGCGGTGGCCACAGGCAACACGAGCAGTGGCAGGGGTCGGGGGGTCGTGCCGGGCATCCGGCCATCCGGAGGGCTCGCTCCTTCCACGCCCCGCAGATCAGTCACTATGAGCTGGCGGCGACGGAGGCGCTCCCTCCGGACACCGTGTTTTACATCGAGCAGAAGCCGAGCAAAAAGGCTCCGTATCAGCGGCTGATTCACACCGGCGTTCACCCCGCAGCTCGGCTTCAGTTTGAGAACGCGCCCGCCGACCCCCGTTACGGCGCCTTCGCAGAGGTGGACCCGATAGAAGCCACCCGCTATTACGCAGAGCCCGGCTGGCAGAAAGCTCAACAACACAGTCAGGCCTCGTATACCTCACACAGTGCGGCGGATTACTACAACTACTCGCCACAGTGCGCCACTCCTGTGAACCGGGACACGAATGTTTACGAAGCGAGGGACACTGACGCTTTTGAAGGAGTCCTATCATATCAACCAGTCAAGCAGGAGAGCAAATCCAGATGTAAAAGCACGTATCCTGCCACGTCTCCTTACGAGAGTCCCGTTTCACCGACGGACACGGGGAGCAGGGACATAATACACACGAGGAGCAAGTCCGACCCGGGAAAcgccttcctcctctccacgGACGGGACGGAAAGCAAAAACTTCACTGTCGCTACGTCCCCGACGTCGCTGATGCCACAACAGGCGGACGCCGCGGGCAACAGGCAGCTAGGCGGTGCAGAACCAGGACCGCCGCGGCGTATTCACATAAAAGAAAGCTCCTATCGACAGCCGCCACTGCGCAAAGTCCCCTCGTTACCGGAGAGGGACGGTTCTAATCTCAAGAGCACGGAGCACAAAGACAGAAGCCATACGCGCAGCCGCGACCACGGCGGATTAACGACGACCAACGCAATCAACAGCTACTCTGGCGTCGTGAGACCCAGCATCCTCAGGAGACCCGGGCGGTCGCAAAGCACCAGAGAAAATCGACACTACTACCATTACCACGCCAAATCCCCGCAGGATCCGGAACATCTGGGGTCCTTTTCGTCTCAGCTCAACAGAAGGACTCAGAGCACTAAAGTCAGGCCCACGCAGTACGACCACGCGAAGGAGTATTACGCCGCCGCGCCCAGACCCAAACCCACGAGATCCGCTAAAGCCACGGGCGGCGTATTTTTACCTGGCCAGGGCTGCGTGTCGCCGCACGGGCACAGACTGCTGTCCAAGGTTCTGGGCCAAGAGGGTTTGGTGAGATCAGAGGCCGGGCTCTACGAGGGATTCTGa
- the LOC131462602 gene encoding rho GTPase-activating protein 32-like isoform X4 — protein sequence MLAFADGQSEGPKAGLDSKELLFLIQITCQGRNWLVKRSYEDFRVLDKHLHLCIYDRRYSQLAELLRYETFKDAVEVQRSFSVTKMLATYLSRFSVIADNKINCGPVLTWMEIDNKGNHLLVTEEASINVPAIAAAHVTKRYTAQATDELTFEVGDIVSVIDMPPKEDTGWWRGKHGFQVGFFPCDCVELINDKIPPSVQSSVPKPVCKKHGKLVTFLRSFMKSRPPPQKLRQRGILRERVFGCDLGEHLHNSGHEVPQVVKSCAEFIEKLGVVDGIYRLSGISSNIQKLRHEFDSEQIPDLSRDVFRQDIHSVGSLCKLYFRELPNPLLTYQLYDRFSEAVSAATDEERLVKIHNVIQQLPPPHYRTLEFLMRHLSRLATFSSITSMHTKNLAIVWAPNLLRSRQIESACFSGTAAFMEVRIQSVVVEFILNNTEALFSPKLNAIIRENTGNNTLSRPKSLLICSPSTKLLSLEEAQARTQAQLGSPATTPCLTHSDYIEVGEGPEALLGKFHTVIELPMESSSSSSSSKRPPAKAKKSPVGNWLSFFHLGKSHSLSKRKLKRHPSEPNEIKSIALPGGRGDSGTLRSTKSEESLTSLHNMEGEPPSYRPLRPRSISEAISANDDLHRSAKSKNASKAHAPSKSLHGADTGRTAAPTSPPHQEDELDLCPPAAGISTLDFDPMSFQCSPLAATPGLKHNRDGSKLRKSAGCSSESEPISSLNNNNISCFQSPESSPVLGKVGKKVPAKQQQQQQQLSPKLRKKSFKTQADVQAASTFSPPLPSSCPPVGKGDAPLAEAKGTRVSYQHCSPISTASQASALTDLSQSAQNLPDPGTDRLMSSVSVLLPHPPSMSAARKLALALAESAHKATSGSQRRNNNLPPHPIHRHEACHVQERPPRPSVLDIKVYPEEYSSPRVSPSVPQWQTSAHGPVESLFCPHPVHIPPAHFCTEQVIDGQESAGNYTPNVSPLGSGSLDEGREGRQLRDVVQGELSYQSVGVSTPTQPVCLAQSPTTSPVYVNTDSTNVFNFRAVLAETSMPSSVGEVLPRPLLLSSNHNYSPDKDRSLGMVEDFYSNHHHPQHWPAQAGRTATPHCPRFDALPHHLSGPKSMYRHASESHYNSLGLRQPMSPQYIRYHRDEHLVSGGHRQHEQWQGSGGRAGHPAIRRARSFHAPQISHYELAATEALPPDTVFYIEQKPSKKAPYQRLIHTGVHPAARLQFENAPADPRYGAFAEVDPIEATRYYAEPGWQKAQQHSQASYTSHSAADYYNYSPQCATPVNRDTNVYEARDTDAFEGVLSYQPVKQESKSRCKSTYPATSPYESPVSPTDTGSRDIIHTRSKSDPGNAFLLSTDGTESKNFTVATSPTSLMPQQADAAGNRQLGGAEPGPPRRIHIKESSYRQPPLRKVPSLPERDGSNLKSTEHKDRSHTRSRDHGGLTTTNAINSYSGVVRPSILRRPGRSQSTRENRHYYHYHAKSPQDPEHLGSFSSQLNRRTQSTKVRPTQYDHAKEYYAAAPRPKPTRSAKATGGVFLPGQGCVSPHGHRLLSKVLGQEGLVRSEAGLYEGF from the exons ATG TTAGCCTTCGCAGACGGACAGAGTGAAGGACCAAAGGCCGGTCTGGACTCCAAAGAGCTGCTCTTCCTGATTCAGATCACCTGCCAG GGTCGGAACTGGCTGGTGAAGAGATCCTACGAAGACTTTCGCGTGCTGGACAAACACCTTCATCTGTGCATCTACGACCGCCGTTACTCTCAGCTCGCCGAGCTGCTGCGATACGAAACGTTCAAGGACGCCGTGGAGGTGCAGCGGAGCTTC TCAGTGACAAAGATGTTGGCCACGTATCTGTCCCGCTTCTCTGTCATCGCCGACAACAAGATCAACTGCGGTCCAGTGTTGACGTGGATGGAG atCGACAACAAAGGGAACCATCTGCTCGTGACCGAGGAAGCTTCCATCAACGTTCCCGCCATCGCTGCCGCGCACGTCACCAAACGCTACACGGCCCAGGCCACAGACGAGCTGACCTTTGAG GTTGGGGACATCGTGTCAGTGATCGACATGCCTCCTAAAGAAGACACAGGCTGGTGGAGAGGGAAGCATGGCTTTCAG GTCGGTTTCTTCCCCTGCgactgtgtggagctgataaatGACAAGATTCCCCCAAGTGTTCAAAGCTCAGTGCCAAAGCCAG TGTGTAAGAAACACGGGAAGCTGGTGACGTTCCTGAGGTCGTTCATGAAGTCTCGGCCGCCGCCGCAGAAGCTGAGGCAGCGCGGGATCCTCAGGGAGCGAGTGTTCGGCTGCGACTTAGGGGAACATCTGCACAACTCAGGACACGAGG TCCCACAGGTGGTGAAGAGTTGTGCTGAATTCATAGAGAAGCTTGGAGTTGTGGACGGAATCTACAGATTGTCTGGAATCTCCTCCAATATCCAGAAACTaag gcACGAGTTTGACTCTGAGCAGATCCCGGACCTGAGCAGAGACGTCTTCAGACAGGACATCCACTCAGTGGGTTCTCTGTGTAAACTGTACTTCAGAGAGCTGCCCAACCCGCTGCTCACCTACCAGCTCTACGACAGATTCTCA GAGGCCGTGTCCGCAGCCACAGACGAGGAGAGGCTGGTCAAAATCCACAACGTCATCCAGCAGCTGCCGCCACCACATTACAG GACTCTGGAGTTCCTCATGAGACACCTCTCACGTCTGGCCACGTTCAGCTCCATCACGAGCATGCACACCAAAAACCTGGCCATCGTCTGGGCTCCGAACCTCCTCAG GTCCAGACAGATCGAGTCGGCCTGTTTCAGCGGCACGGCGGCGTTCATGGAGGTGCGGATCCAGTCGGTGGTGGTGGAGTTCATCCTCAACAACACTGAGGCTCTGTTCAGTCCAAAACTCAACGCCATCATCAGAGAAAACACTG GTAACAACACCTTGTCGAGACCCAAGTCGCTGCTCATTTGCTCCCCGTCTACCAAGCTGCTGTCGCTGGAGGAGGCTCAGGCTCGCACGCAGGCGCAGCTCGGCTCGCCGGCCACCACGCCGTGCCTCACCCACAGCGACTACATTGAGGTCGGGGAGGGACCGGAGGCTCTGCTCGGCAAGTTCCACACTGTCATCGAGCTCCCGATGGAAAG tagcagcagcagcagcagcagcaagcggCCTCCTGCTAAGGCTAAGAAGTCTCCCGTGGGGAACTGGCTGTCGTTTTTCCACCTGGGAAAGTCCCATTCTTTGTCCAAGCGTAAACTGAAGCGACATCCCAGCGAGCCTAACGAGATAAAGAGCATCGCACTGCCAG GTGGAAGAGGGGATAGCGGCACACTGCGCTCTACCAAAAGTGAAGAATCTCTCACCTCTCTGCACAACATGGAAG GGGAACCTCCCAGTTACCGTCCCCTCAGACCTCGTTCCATTAGCGAGGCCATTTCTGCCAACGATGACCTCCACAGAAGTGCCAAAAGTAAAAACGCCAGCAAAGCCCACGCGCCGAGCAAGAGCCTTCACGGTGCCGATACCGGCCGCACTGCCGCGCCTACGTCACCTCCACACCAGGAGGACGAGCTCGATCTTTGTCCGCCAGCTGCCGGCATCTCCACGCTGGACTTTGACCCCATGTCCTTCCAGTGCAGTCCTCTCGCAGCCACTCCAGGTCTGAAACACAACCGAGACGGGAGCAAATTAAGAAAGAGTGCCGGTTGTTCCAGTGAATCGGAGCCAATTTCTTccctgaacaacaacaacatcagctgCTTTCAGTCTCCAGAGAGCAGCCCGGTGCTCGGTAAAGTTGGGAAGAAGGTTCCcgccaagcagcagcagcagcagcagcagctctctccTAAACTCAGGAAGAAGTCGTTCAAGACGCAAGCGGATGTTCAGGCCGCGTCCACGTTCTCGCCACCTTTACCCTCGTCTTGTCCCCCGGTGGGGAAAGGGGATGCTCCGTTAGCAGAGGCAAAAGGGACGAGAGTTTCCTACCAACACTGCAGTCCAATCAGCACAGCGAGCCAGGCGTCAGCCCTGACCGACCTCAGCCAGTCTGCACAGAACCTGCCAGATCCAG GAACAGATAGACTTATGAGTTCAGTGTCTGTTCTCCTTCCTCACCCTCCCTCGATGAGCGCCGCACGCAAGTTGGCCCTGGCTCTGGCGGAATCCGCCCACAAGGCGACCAGCGGCTCCCAAAGACGCAACAACAACCTCCCACCGCACCCCATCCACCGACACGAGGCCTGTCATGTGCAGGAGAGGCCGCCGCGTCCCTCTGTTCTCGATATCAAAGTCTACCCCGAGGAGTACAGCAGCCCCCGTGTCTCTCCGTCTGTTCCTCAGTGGCAAACGTCGGCGCATGGCCCTGTGGAGAGCCTTTTCTGCCCTCACCCTGTCCACATCCCCCCCGCACACTTCTGCACAGAGCAGGTCATTGACGGACAGGAGAGCGCAGGTAATTACACACCTAACGTCAGCCCGCTTGGATCAGGGAGTCTGGATGAAGGCAGAGAGGGAAGGCAGCTCAGAGATGTCGTGCAGGGAGAACTCTCCTACCAGAGCGTCGGCGTTTCGACGCCCACTCAGCCAGTTTGCTTAGCTCAAAGCCCGACAACTTCCCCCGTGTATGTGAACACCGACTCTACCAATGTCTTCAACTTCCGTGCAGTTCTGGCAGAGACGTCCATGCCTTCCTCCGTCGGCGAGGTTCTTCCTCGGCCTCTGCTGCTCTCCTCAAACCACAACTACAGCCCAGACAAGGACAGATCTCTGGGTATGGTTGAGGACTTCTACAgcaatcatcatcatcctcaacaTTGGCCAGCTCAAGCAGGTCGAACGGCGACACCTCACTGCCCTCGGTTCGACGCTCTGCCGCATCACCTTTCGGGGCCAAAGAGCATGTACAGACACGCCTCTGAAAGCCACTACAACTCTTTAGGTTTGAGGCAACCCATGTCGCCGCAGTACATACGCTACCACAGAGACGAGCACCTCGTCAGCGGTGGCCACAGGCAACACGAGCAGTGGCAGGGGTCGGGGGGTCGTGCCGGGCATCCGGCCATCCGGAGGGCTCGCTCCTTCCACGCCCCGCAGATCAGTCACTATGAGCTGGCGGCGACGGAGGCGCTCCCTCCGGACACCGTGTTTTACATCGAGCAGAAGCCGAGCAAAAAGGCTCCGTATCAGCGGCTGATTCACACCGGCGTTCACCCCGCAGCTCGGCTTCAGTTTGAGAACGCGCCCGCCGACCCCCGTTACGGCGCCTTCGCAGAGGTGGACCCGATAGAAGCCACCCGCTATTACGCAGAGCCCGGCTGGCAGAAAGCTCAACAACACAGTCAGGCCTCGTATACCTCACACAGTGCGGCGGATTACTACAACTACTCGCCACAGTGCGCCACTCCTGTGAACCGGGACACGAATGTTTACGAAGCGAGGGACACTGACGCTTTTGAAGGAGTCCTATCATATCAACCAGTCAAGCAGGAGAGCAAATCCAGATGTAAAAGCACGTATCCTGCCACGTCTCCTTACGAGAGTCCCGTTTCACCGACGGACACGGGGAGCAGGGACATAATACACACGAGGAGCAAGTCCGACCCGGGAAAcgccttcctcctctccacgGACGGGACGGAAAGCAAAAACTTCACTGTCGCTACGTCCCCGACGTCGCTGATGCCACAACAGGCGGACGCCGCGGGCAACAGGCAGCTAGGCGGTGCAGAACCAGGACCGCCGCGGCGTATTCACATAAAAGAAAGCTCCTATCGACAGCCGCCACTGCGCAAAGTCCCCTCGTTACCGGAGAGGGACGGTTCTAATCTCAAGAGCACGGAGCACAAAGACAGAAGCCATACGCGCAGCCGCGACCACGGCGGATTAACGACGACCAACGCAATCAACAGCTACTCTGGCGTCGTGAGACCCAGCATCCTCAGGAGACCCGGGCGGTCGCAAAGCACCAGAGAAAATCGACACTACTACCATTACCACGCCAAATCCCCGCAGGATCCGGAACATCTGGGGTCCTTTTCGTCTCAGCTCAACAGAAGGACTCAGAGCACTAAAGTCAGGCCCACGCAGTACGACCACGCGAAGGAGTATTACGCCGCCGCGCCCAGACCCAAACCCACGAGATCCGCTAAAGCCACGGGCGGCGTATTTTTACCTGGCCAGGGCTGCGTGTCGCCGCACGGGCACAGACTGCTGTCCAAGGTTCTGGGCCAAGAGGGTTTGGTGAGATCAGAGGCCGGGCTCTACGAGGGATTCTGa